A single Diceros bicornis minor isolate mBicDic1 chromosome 7, mDicBic1.mat.cur, whole genome shotgun sequence DNA region contains:
- the LOC131408115 gene encoding olfactory receptor 5P76 → MDALGDGNHTEVTGFILLGLTDDPILRVILFMIILCIYMVTISGNLSTIILIRISSQLHHPMYFFLSHLAFADIGYSSSVTPNMLVNFLVERNTISYFGCATQLGSVVFFGTAEFFLLAVMAYDRFVAVCSPLLYSTKMSTQVCVQLLIVAYVGGFLNACSFTICFYSLLFCGPNRVNHFFCDFAPLVELSCSDISIPAVVPSFTAGSVTVVTVFVIAVSYIYILITILKMRSIEGRQKAFSTCTSHLTVVTLFYGTITYIYVVPKSSYSADQNKVVSVFYLVVIPMLNPLIYSLRNNEIKGALKRELSRKTFS, encoded by the coding sequence ATGGATGCCCTGGGGGATGGGAACCACACTGAAGTGACAGGGTTCATTTTATTGGGCTTAACTGATGACCCGATCCTTAGAGTCATCCTCTTCATGATCATCCTGTGTATCTACATGGTGACAATATCTGGCAATCTCAGCACAATCATTCTTATCAGAATCTCTTCTCAGCTCCATCatcctatgtatttttttctgagcCACTTGGCTTTTGCTGACATAGGCTATTCATCTTCTGTCACACCCAATATGCTTGTAAACTTCCTGGTGGAGAGGAATACCATCTCCTATTTTGGATGTGCCACCCAGCTGGGTTCAGTTGTTTTCTTTGGGACAGCTGAGTTCTTCCTTCTGGCTGTCATGGCATATGATCGCTTTGTTGCAGTCTGCAGCCCATTGCTTTATTCCACCAAAATGTCCACACAAGTCTGTGTCCAGTTACTCATCGTGGCTTATGTTGGTGGTTTTCTCAATGCTTGCTCTTTTACTATTTGCTTCTATTCTTTACTCTTCTGTGGACCAAATCGAGTCAATCATTTTTTTTGTGATTTTGCTCCGTTAGTTGAACTCTCCTGTTCTGATATCAGTATCCCCGCAGTTGTCCCCTCATTTACCGCTGGCTCTGTCACTGTAGTCACTGTGTTTGTCATAGCCGTCTCCTACATCTACATCCTCATCACCATCCTGAAGATGCGCTCCATTGAGGGGCGCCAGAAGGCCTTTTCCACCTGCACCTCGCACCTGACAGTGGTCACTCTGTTCTATGGGACCATCACATACATTTATGTGGTGCCTAAGTCTAGCTACTCTGCTGATCAGAACAAGGTAGTGTCCGTGTTCTACCTGGTGGTGATTCCCATGTTGAACCCCCTCATCTACAGCCTCAGGAACAATGAGATTAAGGGGGCTCTGAAGAGAGAGCTTTCtagaaaaacattttcttaa